In one Pseudarthrobacter oxydans genomic region, the following are encoded:
- a CDS encoding carbohydrate ABC transporter permease encodes MSRSAAMLIMGVFTLYFLTPIWWLLVSSSKTGGEITSTAPLWFTMDSAPTFLANLGNLFTYSDGVFGRWLANSALYAGLGALMGTVIAAMCGYALAKYEFRGREALFNIVLSGVLVPATALALPLFLIFSEVKLTNTLWAVFLPSLVSPFGVYLARIYAAASVPTELLEAARLDGSSEVRTFFTVSTRLMAPALVTIFLFQFVAIWNNFFLPLIMLRDQVLFPVTLGLYAWNSQISQIPELRVLVIVGALVSILPLIGTFLALQRFWSSGLGAGSVK; translated from the coding sequence ATGTCGCGCAGCGCGGCGATGCTCATCATGGGCGTCTTCACGCTCTACTTCCTCACCCCCATTTGGTGGCTTCTGGTGTCCTCCTCCAAGACGGGCGGAGAGATCACCAGTACCGCTCCGCTATGGTTCACCATGGATTCGGCCCCTACCTTCCTGGCAAACCTGGGCAACCTGTTCACGTACAGTGACGGTGTCTTCGGCCGCTGGCTCGCCAACAGCGCCCTCTATGCCGGACTGGGCGCCCTCATGGGCACCGTCATCGCGGCTATGTGCGGCTACGCGCTGGCAAAATACGAATTCCGGGGGCGGGAAGCTCTCTTCAATATCGTGCTCAGCGGGGTGCTGGTCCCGGCGACGGCTCTCGCGCTTCCGTTGTTCCTGATTTTCAGCGAAGTGAAACTGACCAACACCCTGTGGGCCGTTTTCCTTCCGAGCCTGGTCAGCCCCTTCGGCGTATACCTTGCCCGCATCTATGCCGCGGCCAGCGTGCCCACCGAGCTCCTGGAAGCTGCGCGGCTCGACGGGTCCTCCGAAGTCAGGACGTTTTTCACGGTCTCAACGCGCCTCATGGCCCCGGCGCTGGTGACCATCTTCCTGTTCCAGTTCGTCGCAATCTGGAACAACTTCTTCCTGCCCCTGATTATGCTCCGCGACCAGGTCCTGTTTCCGGTCACGCTCGGCCTCTACGCCTGGAACAGCCAAATCAGCCAGATTCCCGAGCTCCGCGTCCTGGTGATCGTCGGCGCACTTGTCTCAATCCTCCCGCTTATCGGAACGTTCCTTGCGCTTCAACGCTTCTGGAGCAGCGGGCTCGGCGCCGGAAGCGTCAAATAG
- a CDS encoding carbohydrate ABC transporter permease produces MKVTRPSTAPAAALGTPKTRKAKTTGAQRRAVFLFIAPFGVLFLAFYAVPIIFAVVQSLLTVERKGTFGPPRQVFGGLVQYQQVFQNTEFWESVGRVLLFGVVQVPIMLGLALLFALLLDSPLLKGKKFFRLAFFAPYAVPGVIAAIMWGFLYSPSLSPFEAVTSEVNFLSAELVLWAIANIVTWVYVGYNMLIIYSSLLAIPTEIYEAARLDGASNLQIAWRIKIPLVVPAIILTGVFSIIGTLQLLAEPQTLRSFSSAISSTFTPNLAVYTTASVPNYNLAAAFSVVLALATFVLSFVFLKATQRKVSQ; encoded by the coding sequence ATGAAAGTGACTAGACCAAGCACCGCTCCGGCAGCGGCCCTGGGGACGCCGAAGACCCGGAAAGCCAAAACCACCGGCGCCCAGCGCCGCGCCGTCTTCCTGTTCATTGCGCCGTTCGGCGTCCTCTTCCTCGCTTTCTACGCCGTACCCATCATCTTCGCGGTGGTGCAGTCCCTGCTGACTGTTGAACGCAAAGGGACCTTCGGCCCTCCCCGGCAGGTCTTCGGCGGACTCGTCCAGTACCAGCAGGTGTTCCAGAACACCGAATTCTGGGAGTCGGTTGGACGGGTGCTCCTTTTCGGAGTGGTCCAGGTGCCAATCATGCTGGGCCTGGCCCTGCTGTTTGCCCTGCTGCTCGATTCGCCCCTCCTCAAGGGCAAGAAGTTCTTCCGGCTCGCATTCTTCGCCCCTTACGCAGTTCCCGGCGTCATCGCCGCCATCATGTGGGGGTTTCTGTACTCGCCGTCGCTGTCCCCCTTTGAAGCCGTCACTTCAGAGGTGAACTTCCTCTCCGCAGAACTGGTCCTGTGGGCGATCGCCAACATCGTCACCTGGGTGTACGTCGGCTACAACATGCTGATCATCTACTCGTCCCTGCTGGCCATCCCAACTGAAATATACGAGGCGGCCCGGCTCGACGGCGCCAGCAACCTGCAGATTGCCTGGCGGATCAAAATCCCGCTGGTGGTCCCGGCCATTATCCTCACCGGCGTGTTCTCCATCATCGGCACCCTCCAGCTGCTCGCGGAACCACAGACGCTGCGGAGCTTCAGCTCGGCGATCAGCAGCACATTCACGCCGAACCTCGCGGTGTACACAACAGCGTCCGTCCCCAACTACAACCTCGCCGCAGCATTCTCGGTGGTGCTGGCGCTGGCAACATTCGTTCTTTCCTTCGTCTTCCTCAAGGCAACCCAACGGAAGGTCTCCCAGTGA